CAGAGTCGAACGCACATTGGAAACGTCCTGTAACATGACAATCATACCGGTCATTTCTCCTGCCGGTTTTTTCAATTTTACCGCATCAACATGAATGAATCTAACTTGCTCGCCTGTCGTTAACCGAATATTATTGGTAAAATATTCGTTGCGGGCAGCATCTTGAAAAAATTGCAAGAAAGCATTGCTATGGCGAAAGACTTGATCTGTTCGGTGCCCAATCACTTTGGATCGTTCCAGAGAACATAGCTTTTCTGCTTCTCCGTTGATATTGCGTATCTTCATCCCTTTATCCACGTATATGATACCGGTTTTAGCCATATTGCAAAATTCTTTATGCTCATCTTCTTTTACTAGGCTTATAGCCGGAAAATTCAGGGCCTCACTGGTAAACACAATTCGCCAGCTCCTTTCCTGAGGCGTTTTTATTATTTATACTATTTAATGTTCTTGTAAATTATTGTAATTCCTCCTAATTTTGGTCATATAGTTTTCGTAAAAAATCGACATAATATAAAAATAATCATAATAAGATCATATATTTCGTTATATTAATTCCTATTCATTTTTATAATCCAATACAATTAAAATTTTATAACCTGTGATTTAACACTAATTCCGCTATTTATTTCAAGTGTTTTCGCGGTTTACCCGTAGCAAATTCCTTTATTTTCCATTTTAATGTAAATTGTAAATATTATTACTTTTTTTTACATATTTTATATAATTATATAATTGTTATGTAGCTAAATACTCTACATTTTTGATATAATAAAAATATCCATTTTTTAACACAGGGAAGTGATCCGGTTGCTGTTTTGGGAAGAACCCGAAAGATTATCAAAATCACGGATCCAGCGTAAGCAAGCGCAAAAGCGCCAGGAACAATTGAGTTTTTGGCTGTTGATCGGATCGGCATTTTGCTTTGCCGTCTTATCTACTTTGATCCTATATATAATCAATAGCTTTTTTCCGGCTTTTTGGCAGAGCAGCACACTCAACTAAAGGCATCCCTCTCGTAAAAAGCAGAACCAGCTTGACCCCTTGCAAGCTGGTTCTGCTTTTAGTCTCATTGACTTATTTGCTATGTGTTACTTTTTCACTTTTGTCTGCAGCCTAGGCAATTTTTAACGCCTTGATCCAACGAACTCCATATTATTACACTTTCTAGATGATTCAATAGATGATACATTAAACTATTCAGTATCCTATAAAAAAGATTTCGCTAATAGCGAAATCTTTTTCCTGTCACTATTATATTACCTCAGCCACATATAGTTCAGGACTGTTATGATAATTAATCCTGACAACCCGGCTAATTGTCTGGTTGTTCTCATCCAGAGTAAGCCGAACCACCGGCTTGGTCTTAGCCTCATCCAAATGATCGATAACAACACCGATCTGCCTGTTGTTCAGGCGGACATTTGCTCCCAGTGGGAAGGCAACTACCTTTTTCATAAAGTGGGTGACAATTTCATGGTCAAAATATACCCCGGCCGTTTTGGCAATCAGCGCTACTGTGTCGTATACCGGAATCGCCTTACGGTAGGGGGTTTTCGCTGTCATAGCTGTATAAACATCGGCGACAGCCACAATACGGGCAAATTCGTGTATTTCTTTTTCTCTGAGACCCCGCGGATAACCGCTGCCATCAAACCGCTCGTGATGCTGCCATGCACAGTTGGCTGCCATCAAACTAATGTCCGGGTTCTGCCGGAGCAGTTCATAGCCCAATTCGGTATGTTTTTTCACTTCCCGCGTTTCTTCAATGGTTAATTTCCCTGGTTTGTTGACAATGGCAGCCGGAATCTGCAGCATCCCGGTATCATGCAGCAATGATCCGACACCCAGTTCCCGCAACCGGGACCTGTCGAACTCCATATCTATAGCGATTAACATAGAAATAAAAAAAACATTGATCGAATGCTCAAAAAGATAATCGTTATAATTGCGCAGGGCGATAAAAACAGGCTGAATATCTTTGCGCTGGCAAAGTTCATCTAATAAGACCAGTACCTGTTCTTTCTCCTTAAAAATGTCTACATGCTTGCCAACACTGATGCCATTGACAATATTATATGCTTCCAGTAAAACGTTAAAACGGACATCCTGCGCCGAACGGTCAGTATCCTCAATAACCTCTGTGCCGGCTTCCTCGACATAAATATGACGGACT
This genomic stretch from Acetonema longum DSM 6540 harbors:
- a CDS encoding HD-GYP domain-containing protein, coding for MRRILIENAIPGLKLVQPVFGTDGQTILSAGTEITEFHIKRLQEIVRHIYVEEAGTEVIEDTDRSAQDVRFNVLLEAYNIVNGISVGKHVDIFKEKEQVLVLLDELCQRKDIQPVFIALRNYNDYLFEHSINVFFISMLIAIDMEFDRSRLRELGVGSLLHDTGMLQIPAAIVNKPGKLTIEETREVKKHTELGYELLRQNPDISLMAANCAWQHHERFDGSGYPRGLREKEIHEFARIVAVADVYTAMTAKTPYRKAIPVYDTVALIAKTAGVYFDHEIVTHFMKKVVAFPLGANVRLNNRQIGVVIDHLDEAKTKPVVRLTLDENNQTISRVVRINYHNSPELYVAEVI